A genomic region of Raphanus sativus cultivar WK10039 chromosome 6, ASM80110v3, whole genome shotgun sequence contains the following coding sequences:
- the LOC108808314 gene encoding uncharacterized protein LOC108808314, protein MGDESEESWICRKLLNLREVAYQFLKIEVKDGRNCHFWFDDWAGQGRLIDTTGAAGTILLGVQRHAKVCDAVTMDGWRIKGQRGRRSHDLYNSIMAIEPPRPEDGSDIILWRHSEDDYKVVFSAKQTWEPIRPRRSKVVWFLQGVPRFSFILWLAINNKLSTGDRMRQWGITQGCELCGERDETRDHLFFTCPYSYTIWERLARRLVGSDINPDWQWTVQQLQRMGGRGVDPCLARLLFQTIVYHIWRERNGRRHQSCRIRSVGLLIKP, encoded by the exons ATGGG GGATGAGTCTGAGGAGTCTTGGATATGtagaaaattattaaatctGAGAGAAGTAGCTTATCAGTTCCTCAAGATTGAAGTTAAAGATGGCAGGAACTGTCACTTCTGGTTCGATGATTGGGCAGGGCAGGGGCGATTGATAGACACGACAGGAGCTGCAGGTACTATTCTTCTTGGTGTGCAGAGACATGCTAAGGTCTGTGATGCAGTAACAATGGATGGTTGGAGGATAAAAGGACAGAGAGGTAGGCGTTCTCATGAtctatataatagtattatggCAATAGAACCACCTCGTCCTGAGGATGGAAGTGATATAATTTTATGGAGGCACAGTGAGGATGACTACAAAGTGGTTTTCTCTGCAAAGCAGACTTGGGAACCGATTAGACCAAGGCGGAGCAAAGTTGTATGGTTTCTACAGGGAGTTCCTCGTTTCTCTTTTATCCTTTGGCTTGCGATAAATAACAAGCTTTCTACGGGAGATAGAATGAGGCAATGGGGGATAACCCAAGGCTGTGAACTTTGTGGGGAAAGGGATGAGACAAGAGACCATCTGTTCTTTACTTGTCCCTACTCCTATACGATATGGGAGAGACTAGCCCGAAGACTTGTGGGAAGCGACATCAATCCGGATTGGCAGTGGACGGTGCAGCAGTTGCAGAGAATGGGGGGTAGGGGAGTTGATCCGTGTCTAGCAAGACTTTTGTTTCAGACGATAGTTTACCATATATGGAGGGAGAGAAATGGAAGGAGGCATCAAAGCTGCAGGATCAGAAGCGTAGGCTTATTGATAAAGCCATGA
- the LOC108810319 gene encoding uncharacterized protein LOC108810319 has translation MSLQTATKSRNNALEGIHGVHVVSPFSYERTTQVGDFQTNCKSSEMGTNQRLFIERVWQQRPPCLRPIHCCIRGDQSALETAANVATSLPFIFLGMQAPRKNLNTKVYANSLIGVGIASSLYHASRGKLRKYLRWLDYTMIATTTVCLSRALRNENPKFLMAASALVLPFQPLMVSAVHTGMMEVAFAKRSLKDPDLKTAHNVHKMSSLLGGALFIADDFFPETQFLHAGWHLAAAIGVGTCNKLLE, from the exons ATGAGCCTCCAAACTGCAACAAAGTCAAGAAACAACGCCCTTGAGGGTATCCATGGAGTTCACGTCGTGTCTCCCTTCTCATACGAGCGGACAACCCAAGTTGGTGACTTTCAGACCAACTGCAAATCCTCAGAAATGGGAACAAATCAAAGACTATTCATCGA aCGTGTTTGGCAACAAAGACCTCCATGTCTAAGGCCAATCCACTGTTGCATTCGCG GTGACCAGAGTGCCTTAGAAACAGCAGCTAACGTGGCTACTTCCCTTCCTTTCATCTTCCTTGGAATGCAAGCACCAAG GAAGAACCTGAACACAAAGGTGTACGCAAACTCCCTAATTGGAGTTGGAATCGCGTCGAGTCTGTATCATGCCTCTAGAGGAAAGTTGAGGAAGTATTTGAGATGGTTAGATTACACTATGATCGCCACAACAACAGTA TGTCTTTCAAGGGCTCTAAGGAATGAGAATCCAAAGTTCTTAATGGCTGCATCAGCTTTAGTTCTACCGTTTCAGCCTCTAATGGTCTCTGCTGTTCACACCGGAATGATGGAG GTGGCGTTTGCTAAACGAAGCTTAAAGGATCCAGATCTCAAAACAGCTCATAACGTACACAAGATGTCTTCGTTGCTAGGAGGTGCGCTGTTCATAGCTGATGACTTCTTCCCCGAGACACAGTTCCTTCACGCTGGTTGGCACCTTGCTGCAGCCATTGGAGTTGGAACATGTAATAAGCTTCTTGAATAG
- the LOC108806941 gene encoding MLP-like protein 28, which translates to MVRTTMQSSMVGEIETTIEIKAPAQKYYHMLTGKPNDLPKASPENLQRCDVLEGEPGEVGRILFWNYVTDGQPKVMKERIDALEPEKNLMVARVIGGDLMNEFKNFFLTIQATPKQRGPGSLVKCHLKYEKIDKKVADPEDILVLFVNASRGMDKMLSSEF; encoded by the exons ATGGTACGGACTACGATGCAGTCTTCTATGGTAGGGGAGATTGAGACAACTATTGAGATCAAAGCTCCCGCCCAGAAGTACTACCACATGCTCACTGGAAAACCAAACGATCTTCCGAAAGCCAGTCCTGAAAACCTCCAGAGATGTGATGTGCTCGAGGGAGAGCCTGGAGAAGTTGGAAGAATTCTCTTCTGGAACTACGTCACCG ATGGACAGCCAAAGGTGATGAAGGAGAGGATCGATGCACTGGAGCCGGAGAAGAATCTGATGGTGGCTAGGGTTATTGGGGGAGATCTAATGAATGAGTTCAAGAACTTCTTCCTCACTATTCAGGCGACCCCGAAACAAAGAGGACCTGGAAGTTTGGTTAAGTGTCACCTGAAGTATGAGAAGATTGATAAGAAGGTGGCTGACCCAGAGGACATACTCGTGCTGTTTGTCAATGCCTCCAGGGGCATGGACAAAATGCTTTCTTCTGAATTCTAG